One genomic window of Medicago truncatula cultivar Jemalong A17 chromosome 1, MtrunA17r5.0-ANR, whole genome shotgun sequence includes the following:
- the LOC11409518 gene encoding GRF1-interacting factor 1, translated as MQQHLMQMQPMMAAYYPNNVTTDHIQQYLDENKSLILKIVESQNTGKLTECAENQSRLQRNLMYLAAIADSQPQPPTMPGQYPSSGMMQQGGHYMQAQQAQQMTQQQLMAARSSLMYAQQLQQQQALQSQLGMNSSGSQGLHMLHSEGANVGGNSSLGAGFPDFGRSSAGDGLHGSGKQDIGSTDGRGGSSSGHSGDGGETLYLKSSGDGN; from the exons ATGCAGCAGCACCTGATGCAGATGCAGCCCATGATGGCAGCTTACTATCCTAACAACGTCACTACTGATCATATTCAACAG TATCTTGATGAGAACAAGTCCTTGATTCTCAAGATTGTTGAAAGCCAGAACACTGGCAAGCTCACCGAGTGTGCTGA GAACCAATCAAGGCTTCAGAGAAATCTCATGTACCTAGCTGCAATAGCTGATTCTCAACCCCAACCACCTACTATGCCTGGCCAG TACCCTTCAAGTGGAATGATGCAGCAGGGAGGACACTACATGCAGGCTCAACAAGCTCAGCAGATGACACAACAACAATTAATGGCTGCACGTTCCTCTCTTATGTATGCTCAACAGCTTCAACAGCAGCAAGCCTTGCAAAGCCAACTTGGTATGAATTCCAGTGGAAGTCAAGGCCTTCACATGTTGCATAGTGAAGGGGCTAATGTTGGAGGCAATTCATCTCTAGGGGCTGGTTTTCCTGATTTTGGCCGTAGCTCAGCCGGTGATGGTTTGCACGGCAGTGGTAAGCAAGACATTGGAAGCACTGATGGCCGCGGTGGAAGCTCTAGTGGTCACTCTGGTGATGGCGGCGAAACACTTTACCTGAAATCTTCTGGTGATGGGAATTAG
- the LOC11405596 gene encoding phosphoribosylaminoimidazole carboxylase, chloroplastic: MLHIVPTVSSRHTVTSFFPFKSTHPLSSSSSSSSSSSSSSSSSSLAFYMEQPNLLSFKLKHSHQPHQANAAVSPRNEESVVHGLSETVVGVLGGGQLGRMLCQAASQMAIKVVVLDPQDNCPASSFSHHHMVGSFDDSATVQEFAKRCDVLTFEIEHVDVTTLEKLEKQGVDCQPKASTIRIIQDKYQQKVHFSQHDIPLPEFMRLDDLEGAKKVGKRFGYPLMIKSRRLAYDGRGNAVAKREEELTSAVDALGGFDRGLYAEKWAPFVKELAVIVARGRDNTISCYPVVETIHRDNICHIVKSPADVKWKIRERATEVAFNAVNSLEGAGVFAVELFLTEDGEILLNEVAPRPHNSGHHTIESCYTSQYEQHLRAVVGLPLGDPSMKTPAAIMYNILGEEEGELGFQLAHQLMKRALTIPGASVHWYDKPEMRKQRKMGHITIVGPSLSNLDGNLATILEGKTLDDKTAVAPRVGIIMGSDSDLPVMKCAAEILEKFGVPHEVEIVSAHRTPERMFSYASFASERGIKVIIAGAGGAAHLPGMVAAITPLPVIGVPVRGSSLDGVDSLLSIVQMPRGVPVATIAINNATNAGLLAVRILGVADENLLSRMSQYLEDQKESVLQKGDKLEKLGWKSYLNSSS, from the exons ATGCTTCACATCGTCCCCACTGTGTCTTCACGGCACACTGTCACTTCATTCTTTCCCTTCAAATCCACTCaccctctttcttcttcttcttcttcttcttcttcttcttcttcttcttcttcttcttcttcactcgCCTTCTACATGGAACAACCTAATCTTTTATCCTTCAAGCTTAAACACTCTCACCAACCCCACCAAGCAAATGCTGCAGTTTCTCCAAG GAATGAGGAATCAGTTGTTCATGGACTATCTGAAACGGTTGTTGGGGTTTTGGGTGGAGGTCAACTTGGCCGTATGCTTTGTCAAGCTGCTTCTCAGATGGCAATAAAGGTTGTTGTTTTGGATCCACAAGATAATTGTCCGGCTAGTTCGTTCTCGCATCATCACATGGTTGGAAGCTTTGATGACAGCGCCACAGTACAGGAATTTGCAAAGAG GTGTGATGTTTTAACATTTGAAATTGAGCACGTCGATGTTACTACATTGGAAAAACTTGAGAAACAAGGTGTTGACTGCCAACCTAAAGCCTCTACTATACGAATTATTCAG GATAAGTATCAACAAAAGGTTCACTTCTCTCAGCATGACATTCCACTTCCTGAATTTATGCGG TTAGATGATCTCGAAGGTGCTAAGAAAGTAGGGAAACGTTTTGGATATCCTCTTATGATCAAGAGTAGGAGATTAGCTTATGATGGACGAGGAAATGCAGTTGCAAAAAGGGAAGAGGAGCTAACTTCTGCTGTAGATG CTCTTGGAGGATTTGATCGTGGTTTATATGCTGAAAAATGGGCACCTTTTGTCAAG GAATTAGCTGTCATTGTGGCGAGAGGGAGAGACAATACAATTTCATGCTATCCTGTCGTTGAAACTATTCACAG GGATAACATATGTCACATAGTCAAGTCTCCAGCAGATGTAAAATGGAAGATTAGGGAGCGTGCCACTGAAGTTGCTTTCAATGCTGTTAACTCTTTAGAAGGTGCTGGTGTGTTTGCTGTTGAATTGTTCTTGACTGAGGACGGAGAG ATTTTATTAAATGAAGTTGCACCTAGACCTCACAATAGTGGGCACCACACAATTGAATCGTGCTACACCTCACAATACGAGCAACATTTACGAGCTGTTGTTGGTCTTCCTCTGGGTGATCCATCAATGAAAACTCCAGCTGCTATCATGTATAATATATTAGGTGAAGAGGAG GGGGAGCTTGGATTTCAATTGGCTCATCAATTGATGAAAAGGGCATTGACCATCCCCGGTGCTTCCGTTCATTGGTACGATAAGCCAG AGATGAGAAAACAACGGAAGATGGGCCACATAACAATTGTTGGGCCTTCCCTAAGCAATCTTGACGGCAACCTTGCAACAATATTAGAAGGCAAAACATTAGATGACAAGACTGCAG TTGCTCCACGTGTGGGGATCATAATGGGCTCTGATTCAGATCTCCCTGTTATGAAATGTGCTGCTGAAATTTTGGAGAAGTTTGGTGTGCCTCATGAG GTGGAAATAGTTTCAGCACATCGAACTCCAGAACGGATGTTTTCTTATGCCTCGTTCGCGAGCGAACGAGGcataaaagttattattgctGGTGCTGGTGGTGCAGCTCACTTGCCTG GTATGGTGGCTGCGATTACTCCCTTGCCTGTAATTGGTGTTCCTGTGCGTGGTTCTTCCCTCGACGGAGTTGATTCACTCTTGTCAATTGTCCAG ATGCCAAGAGGTGTCCCTGTTGCCACTATTGCAATTAACAATGCAACTAATGCTGGTCTGTTGGCAGTGAGAATATTGGGTGTTGCTGATGAAAATCTTTTGTCAAG GATGAGCCAATATCtagaggaccaaaaagaaaGCGTCCTGCAGAAAGGAGATAAGTTAGAAAAACTTGGCTGGAAATCCTACTTAAATAGTAGTAGTTAG
- the LOC112421256 gene encoding uncharacterized protein — protein MDQKPEHDGNDELSFPEQNHELVLSENNDLTVSESQGFNESMDLAVVQNPEMSIESANDMVVYQSQYMLSSTPHVVQARTVDVIPTYELSVGQEFPNVKSCRRALRDTAIVLHFEMQTIKSDKTRFTAKCASEGCPRRIHAAKLPGVPTFTIRTIRESHTCGGISHLGHQQASVQWVASSVEQRLNENPNCKPKEILEEIHRVHGITLSYKQAWRGKEHIMAAMRGSFEEGYRLLPQYCAHVKRTNPGSIASVYGNPSDNCFQRLFISFQASIYGLLNACRPLLGLDRIYLKSKYLGTLLLATGFDGDGALFPLAFGVVDEENDDNWMWFLSKLHNLLEINTENMPRLTILSDRQQGIVDGVEANFPTAFHGFCMRHLSDNFRKEFNNTMLVNLLWEAANALTIIEFEGKVMEIEEISQDAAYWIRRIPPRLWATAYFEGQRFGQTTANIVEDLNSWILEASGLPIIQMLECIRRQLMTWLYERRETSMQWASVLVPSAERRVTEAIEHARTYQVLRANDAEFEVISHEGTNIIDIRNRCCLCRGWQLYGLPCAHAVAALLSCRQNFHRFTESCFTVATYRKTYSETIHPIPDKSLWKELSEGDASVSQALEVVIYPPKSLRPPGRPRKKRVCAEDRGRVKRVVHCSRCNQTGHFRTTCAAPI, from the coding sequence ATGGATCAAAAACCTGAGCATGATGGAAACGATGAGTTGTCCTTTCCTGAACAAAACCATGAGTTGGTCCTATCGGAGAACAATGATTTGACTGTTTCAGAAAGCCAAGGATTTAATGAGAGCATGGACCTGGCTGTGGTTCAGAATCCCGAAATGAGCATCGAGTCTGCCAATGACATGGTTGTTTATCAGTCACAGTATATGCTTTCTTCTACACCTCATGTAGTTCAGGCTCGTACAGTTGATGTGATTCCAACTTATGAATTGTCGGTAGGCCAAGAATTTCCTAATGTCAAGAGTTGCCGAAGAGCATTGAGGGATACAGCAATTGTTCTGCACTTTGAGATGCAGACTATAAAATCCGACAAGACACGCTTTACTGCCAAATGTGCCAGTGAGGGTTGTCCCCGGCGCATTCATGCAGCAAAGCTCCCAGGGGTTCCAACTTTTACTATCAGGACAATTCGTGAGAGTCATACATGTGGAGGAATTTCTCATCTTGGTCATCAGCAAGCTTCAGTTCAGTGGGTTGCTAGCTCTGTGGAGCAAAGGTTGAATGAGAATCCTAATTGCAAGCCAAAGGAGATATTGGAAGAGATTCATAGGGTTCACGGTATCACCTTATCGTACAAGCAAGCATGGAGAGGCAAGGAGCATATCATGGCTGCAATGCGTGGATCTTTCGAAGAAGGGTATCGTTTGCTGCCACAATACTGTGCACATGTGAAACGCACAAACCCAGGAAGTATTGCATCTGTTTACGGAAATCCATCTGATAATTGCTTTCAACGCCTATTCATTTCTTTTCAAGCATCTATTTATGGACTTTTAAATGCATGTCGGCCACTCTTGGGGCTTGATAGAATATATCTTAAGAGCAAGTATCTTGGTACGTTACTTCTTGCTACGGGGTTTGATGGTGATGGGGCTCTCTTTCCTCTTGCATTTGGTGTTGTTGACGAGGAGAACGATGATAATTGGATGTGGTTTCTGTCTAAACTTCATAACCTGCTCGAGATTAATACTGAAAACATGCCAAGGCTTACTATTTTGTCTGATAGACAGCAGGGAATTGTGGATGGCGTTGAAGCAAATTTTCCCACTGCTTTCCATGGATTCTGTATGCGGCACTTAAGTGACAACTTCCGAAAGGAATTTAATAATACCATGCTGGTCAATCTTCTATGGGAAGCCGCCAATGCTCTTACTATAATTGAATTTGAAGGTAAAGTTATGGAAATTGAAGAGATATCACAAGATGCTGCATATTGGATTCGAAGAATTCCACCTCGTCTGTGGGCTACGGCTTATTTCGAGGGGCAGAGGTTTGGTCAAACAACGGCCAACATTGTTGAAGATTTAAACAGTTGGATATTAGAAGCATCTGGGCTTCCAATAATTCAAATGTTGGAATGCATTAGGAGGCAGCTAATGACTTGGTTATATGAGCGCCGAGAAACCAGTATGCAGTGGGCATCCGTACTTGTTCCTTCTGCTGAGAGACGTGTAACAGAGGCTATTGAACATGCACGCACATATCAGGTTCTTCGTGCCAACGACGCTGAGTTTGAAGTTATATCTCATGAGGGAACTAATATAATTGATATAAGAAATCGCTGCTGTCTTTGTCGTGGTTGGCAGCTTTATGGCTTGCCCTGTGCACATGCTGTGGCAGCACTTTTGTCTTGTAGACAAAATTTTCATAGATTCACAGAAAGTTGTTTCACTGTTGCAACATATCGCAAGACATACTCAGAAACCATACATCCCATTCCTGACAAATCTCTCTGGAAGGAGTTGTCTGAGGGGGATGCCAGTGTTAGCCAAGCTCTTGAAGTTGTTATTTACCCGCCTAAATCACTCAGGCCACCTGGGCGACCAAGAAAGAAGAGAGTTTGTGCAGAAGATCGCGGGCGTGTTAAGCGAGTGGTACATTGTAGTCGCTGCAATCAAACAGGTCACTTTAGAACAACATGTGCTGCCCCCATCTAA
- the LOC112421257 gene encoding uncharacterized protein, whose amino-acid sequence MANNDLILGQNHNLALGHEEQSMLGHNHDLGLGENHEIEMGSAHEHQLGQTHEHELDLGPTHEHELDLGQTHEHVLDLGHDIDNNMGLEQNHAQEGDDGQTYEHELTMEQKSGHDDHKSPLPGQNHDLVIENNNLNVFENQGFDENMDLAVIQHPEMGADSDNDMSMQQSQFMLSSESHVIQARTLAVSPTYELTVGQEFPDVKSCRRALRDTAIALHFEMQTIKSDKTRFTAKCASEGCPWRIHAAKLPGVPTFTIRTIHESHSCGGISHLGHQQASVQWVANSVEQRLKENPNCKPKEILEEIHMVHGITLSYKQAWRGKERIMAAMRGSFEEGYRLLPQYCAQVKRTNPGSIASVYGNPTDNCFQRLFISFQASIYGFLNACRPLLGLDRTYLKSKYLGTLLFATGFDGDGALFPLAFGVVDEENDDNWMWFLSELHNLLEVNTENMPRLTILSDRQQGIVDGVEANFPTAFHGFCMRHLSDSFRKEFNNTMLVNLLWEAANCLTIIEFEGKVMEIEEISQDAAYWIRRVPPRLWATAYFEGHRFGHLTANIVEALNSWILEASGLPIIQMMECIRRQLMTWFNERRETSMQWTSILVPSAERSVAEALERARTYQVLRANEAEFEVISHEGTNIVDIRNRCCLCRGWQLYGLPCAHAVAALLSCRQNVHRFTESCFTVATYRKTYSQTIHPIPDKSLWKELSEGDANVTQALEVVINPPKSLRPPGRPRKKRVRAEDRGRVKRVVHCSRCNQTGHFRTTCAAPI is encoded by the coding sequence ATGGCTAACAACGATTTGATACTTGGTCAAAATCACAATTTGGCACTTGGTCATGAGGAGCAATCAATGCTTGGTCATAATCATGATCTAGGTCTCGGTGAGAACCATGAAATTGAAATGGGATCAGCCCACGAGCATCAATTGGGACAAACTCATGAGCATGAACTGGACTTGGGACCAACCCATGAACATGAACTGGACTTGGGACAAACCCATGAGCATGTACTGGACTTGGGACATGATATTGACAATAACATGGGATTAGAACAAAATCATGCTCAAGAAGGTGATGATGGTCAGACTTATGAGCATGAGCTAACCATGGAACAAAAATCTGGGCATGATGACCACAAGTCGCCCCTTCCTGGACAAAACCATGATCTGGTCATAGAGAACAATAATCTAAATGTTTTTGAAAACCAAGGATTTGATGAGAACATGGACCTGGCTGTGATTCAGCACCCTGAGATGGGCGCTGATTCTGACAATGATATGAGTATGCAACAGTCACAGTTTATGCTTTCTTCTGAATCCCATGTAATTCAGGCTCGTACACTTGCTGTAAGTCCAACTTATGAACTGACAGTGGGCCAAGAATTCCCTGATGTCAAGAGTTGTCGAAGGGCATTGAGGGATACAGCAATTGCCTTGCACTTTGAAATGCAGACTATTAAATCTGATAAGACACGCTTCACTGCTAAGTGTGCCAGTGAAGGGTGTCCCTGGCGCATTCATGCAGCAAAGCTCCCAGGGGTTCCAACTTTTACTATCAGGACAATTCATGAGAGTCATTCATGTGGAGGAATTTCCCATCTTGGTCATCAGCAAGCTTCGGTTCAGTGGGTTGCTAACTCTGTGGAGCAAAGGCTGAAGGAGAACCCTAATTGCAAGCCAAAGGAGATATTGGAAGAGATTCATATGGTTCATGGCATCACCTTATCGTACAAGCAAGCGTGGAGAGGCAAGGAGCGTATTATGGCTGCAATGCGTGGATCTTTTGAAGAAGGGTATCGCTTGCTTCCACAATACTGTGCACAAGTGAAACGGACAAACCCAGGCAGTATTGCATCTGTTTATGGAAATCCAACTGATAATTGCTTCCAGCGtctctttatttcttttcaagCATCTATATATGGCTTTTTAAATGCATGTCGACCACTCTTGGGGCTTGATAGAACATATCTGAAGAGCAAGTATCTTGGTACATTACTTTTTGCTACTGGATTTGATGGTGATGGGGCTCTCTTTCCTCTTGCATTTGGTGTTGTTGACGAAGAGAATGATGATAATTGGATGTGGTTTCTCTCTGAACTTCATAACCTGCTTGAGGTTAATACTGAAAACATGCCAAGACTTACTATTTTGTCTGATAGACAGCAGGGAATTGTGGATGGTGTTGAAGCAAATTTTCCTACTGCTTTCCATGGATTTTGTATGCGTCACTTGAGTGACAGCTTCCGAAAGGAATTTAATAACACCATGCTGGTCAATCTTCTATGGGAAGCAGCCAACTGTCTTACAATAATTGAATTTGAAGGTAAAGTTATGGAAATTGAAGAGATATCACAAGATGCTGCATATTGGATTCGAAGAGTTCCACCTCGTCTATGGGCTACCGCCTATTTTGAGGGGCACAGGTTTGGTCATTTGACAGCTAACATAGTTGAAGCCTTAAACAGTTGGATATTGGAAGCATCTGGGCTTCCGATAATTCAAATGATGGAATGCATTAGAAGGCAGCTAATGACTTGGTTCAATGAGCGCCGAGAGACCAGTATGCAGTGGACATCCATACTTGTTCCTTCTGCTGAGAGGAGTGTTGCAGAGGCTCTAGAACGTGCACGCACTTATCAGGTTCTCCGTGCCAATGAAGCTGAATTTGAAGTTATATCTCACGAAGGAACTAATATAGTCGATATAAGGAATCGCTGTTGTCTTTGTCGTGGTTGGCAGCTTTATGGCTTGCCCTGTGCACATGCTGTGGCAGCACTTCTATCCTGCAGGCAGAATGTTCATAGATTCACAGAAAGTTGTTTTACTGTTGCAACTTATCGCAAGACGTACTCACAAACCATACATCCAATTCCTGACAAATCTCTCTGGAAGGAATTGTCTGAGGGGGATGCGAATGTTACCCAAGctcttgaagttgtgattaatCCTCCTAAATCACTCAGACCACCTGGGCGACCAAGAAAGAAGAGAGTCCGTGCAGAAGACCGTGGGCGCGTTAAACGTGTGGTGCATTGTAGTCGTTGCAATCAAACAGGTCACTTTAGAACAACATGTGCTGCTCCCATCTAG
- the LOC25484625 gene encoding uncharacterized protein At2g34160, translating to MTTIAAPVTETANESHKKNRIQVSNTKKPLFFYVNLAKRYIQQHNEVELSALGMAIATVVTIAEILKNNGLATEKKVLTSTVGMKDENKGRLVQKAKIEITLGKSEKFDNMMAPADTTTPESEAATDDKK from the exons ATGACGACCATAGCTGCACCTGTAACTGAAACTGCAAATGAATCCCATAAGAAGAACAGAATTCAGGTTTCCAACACCAAGAAACCGCTTTTCTTTTACGTCAATCTCGCCAAG AGATACATTCAGCAGCACAATGAGGTTGAGCTTTCTGCTCTTGGAATGG CTATAGCTACAGTTGTCACGATCGCCGAGATTTTGAAGAACAATGGACTTGCAACTGAGAAGA AAGTATTGACATCTACAGTTGGCATGAAGGATGAGAACAAAGGTCGGCTTGTGCAGAAGGCAAAG ATTGAAATTACGCTGGGTAAGTCTGAGAAGTTTGACAATATGATGGCTCCTGCTGACACCACCACACCTGAATCAGAAGCAGCTACTGATGACAAGAAATGA